The following are encoded together in the Pseudomonas maumuensis genome:
- a CDS encoding CoA-transferase subunit beta produces MSYSTSEMMTVAAARRLRNGAVCFVGIGLPSKAANLARLTSSPDVVLIYESGPIGAKPSVLPLSIGDGELAETADTVVPTGEIFRYWLQGGRIDVGFLGAAQVDRFGNINTTVVGDYHAPKTRLPGAGGAPEIAGSAKQVLIILKQSPRAFVDKLDFITSVGHGEGGDSRQRLGLPGEGPVGIITDLCIMEPEAGSHEFVVTSIHPGVTREQIIKATGWAIRFAEDVQQTAAPSEVELSALRDLEARTAAAHGQTAGEA; encoded by the coding sequence ATGAGCTACTCCACTTCCGAAATGATGACCGTCGCCGCCGCCCGTCGCCTACGCAACGGCGCCGTCTGCTTCGTTGGCATCGGCCTGCCGTCCAAGGCGGCCAACCTGGCGCGTCTGACCTCCTCGCCCGATGTGGTGCTGATCTACGAATCCGGCCCGATCGGTGCCAAACCGAGCGTGCTGCCGTTGTCCATCGGCGACGGCGAGCTGGCCGAGACCGCCGACACCGTGGTGCCGACCGGCGAGATCTTCCGCTACTGGCTGCAAGGCGGGCGTATCGACGTGGGCTTTCTCGGCGCCGCCCAGGTTGATCGCTTCGGCAACATCAACACCACCGTGGTCGGTGACTATCACGCACCGAAGACCCGTCTGCCGGGTGCAGGCGGCGCGCCAGAGATCGCCGGCTCCGCCAAGCAGGTGCTGATCATCCTCAAGCAGTCGCCGCGGGCCTTCGTCGACAAGCTCGACTTCATCACCTCGGTCGGCCATGGCGAAGGCGGCGATTCGCGCCAGCGCCTGGGCCTGCCGGGTGAGGGGCCGGTCGGCATCATTACCGACCTGTGCATCATGGAGCCGGAGGCGGGTAGCCACGAGTTCGTGGTCACCTCGATCCACCCAGGCGTGACCCGCGAGCAGATCATCAAAGCCACCGGCTGGGCGATCCGCTTTGCCGAGGACGTGCAGCAAACTGCGGCACCAAGCGAGGTAGAGCTGTCCGCTTTGCGCGACCTCGAAGCGCGTACCGCCGCCGCCCATGGCCAGACGGCAGGAGAAGCCTGA
- a CDS encoding CoA transferase subunit A, translating to MAAILSLHEAVKQFIQDGDSVALEGFTHLIPIAAGHEIIRQGKRDLTLVRMTPDLIYDQLIGAGCARKLIFSWGGNPGVGSLHRLRDAVEKQWPHAIEIEEHSHADLANAYVAGASGLPFAVLRAYAGSDLPKVNPLIKSVTCPFTGEVLAAVPSVRPDVTVIHAQKADRKGNVLLWGILGVQKEAALAAKRCIVTVEEIVDDLQAPMNACVLPTWALSAVCLVPGGAHPSYAHGYYERDNRFYQAWDPIARNRESFSAWIDTYIRGTADFTEFQARLASTAEAAQ from the coding sequence ATGGCAGCAATCCTCTCGCTTCACGAGGCCGTGAAGCAGTTCATACAGGATGGCGACAGTGTCGCCCTCGAAGGCTTCACCCACCTGATCCCGATCGCCGCCGGCCATGAGATCATCCGCCAGGGCAAGCGCGACCTGACCCTGGTGCGCATGACCCCGGACCTGATCTACGACCAACTGATCGGCGCTGGCTGCGCGCGCAAATTGATCTTCTCCTGGGGCGGCAACCCCGGCGTCGGTTCGCTGCACCGCCTGCGCGACGCGGTGGAGAAACAGTGGCCCCACGCCATCGAGATCGAGGAGCACAGCCACGCCGACCTGGCCAACGCTTATGTCGCCGGTGCTTCCGGCCTGCCGTTCGCGGTGCTGCGCGCCTACGCCGGCTCCGACCTGCCGAAGGTCAACCCGCTGATCAAGTCCGTCACTTGCCCGTTCACCGGCGAAGTGCTCGCCGCCGTGCCGTCGGTGCGCCCGGACGTCACCGTGATCCATGCGCAGAAGGCCGACCGCAAGGGCAACGTGTTGCTGTGGGGCATCCTCGGTGTGCAGAAGGAAGCGGCGCTGGCAGCCAAGCGCTGCATTGTCACCGTCGAGGAGATCGTCGATGACCTGCAGGCGCCGATGAATGCCTGTGTGTTGCCGACCTGGGCCCTCAGCGCGGTGTGCCTGGTGCCCGGCGGCGCCCACCCGTCCTACGCCCACGGCTACTACGAGCGCGACAACCGCTTCTACCAGGCCTGGGACCCGATTGCCCGCAACCGTGAGTCGTTCAGCGCCTGGATCGACACCTATATCCGTGGCACTGCCGACTTCACCGAATTCCAGGCCAGGCTGGCCAGCACCGCGGAGGCCGCGCAATGA
- a CDS encoding MFS transporter: MNKPQSVVGNCLDVQSFINAQPLSRYQWRVVVLCFLIVFLDGLDTAAMGFIAPALSQEWGIDRASLGPVMSAALIGMVFGALGSGPLADRFGRKGVLVGAVLVFGGFSLASAYATNVDQLLVLRFLTGLGLGAGMPNATTLLSEYTPERLKSLLVTSMFCGFNLGMAGGGFISAKLIPAYGWHSLLVIGGVLPLLLAVVLLAWLPESARFLVVRNRGADKVRKTLAPINPELVAQASSFSVPEQKAAAARNVFAVIFSGTYGLGTVLLWLTYFMGLVIVYLLTSWLPTLMRDSGASMEQAAFIGALFQFGGVLSAVGVGWAMDRFNPHKVIGIFYLLAGVFAYAVGQSLGNITLLATLVLVAGMCVNGAQSAMPSLAARFYPTQGRATGVSWMLGIGRFGAILGAWSGATLLGLGWNFEQVLTALLVPAALATVGVVVKGLVSHADAT; encoded by the coding sequence ATGAACAAACCGCAATCCGTTGTCGGCAACTGCCTCGACGTCCAGTCCTTCATCAACGCCCAGCCGTTGTCTCGCTATCAATGGCGGGTGGTGGTCCTGTGCTTTCTGATCGTCTTCCTCGACGGCCTGGACACCGCCGCCATGGGCTTCATCGCCCCGGCGCTGTCCCAGGAGTGGGGCATCGACCGCGCCAGTCTCGGCCCGGTGATGAGCGCCGCGCTGATCGGCATGGTGTTCGGCGCCCTCGGCTCCGGCCCGCTGGCCGACCGCTTCGGACGCAAGGGCGTGCTGGTGGGCGCGGTACTGGTGTTCGGTGGCTTCAGCTTGGCCTCGGCCTACGCGACCAATGTCGACCAGTTGCTGGTGTTGCGCTTTCTGACCGGTCTGGGTCTTGGGGCTGGCATGCCTAACGCCACCACCTTGCTATCGGAATACACCCCGGAGCGCCTCAAGTCGTTGCTGGTGACCAGCATGTTCTGTGGTTTCAACCTGGGCATGGCCGGCGGTGGCTTCATCTCGGCGAAGCTCATCCCGGCCTACGGCTGGCACAGCCTGCTGGTGATCGGCGGGGTGCTGCCGCTGCTGCTGGCAGTGGTGCTGTTGGCCTGGTTGCCGGAGTCGGCGCGCTTCCTGGTGGTACGCAATCGCGGCGCCGACAAGGTGCGCAAGACCCTGGCGCCAATCAACCCTGAACTGGTAGCCCAGGCATCGAGTTTCAGTGTGCCGGAACAGAAGGCCGCGGCGGCGCGCAACGTGTTTGCGGTGATCTTCTCGGGTACCTATGGCCTGGGCACCGTCTTGCTGTGGCTGACCTATTTCATGGGCCTGGTGATCGTGTATCTGCTGACCAGCTGGCTGCCGACTCTGATGCGTGACAGCGGCGCGAGCATGGAGCAGGCCGCTTTCATCGGCGCTCTGTTCCAGTTTGGCGGGGTGCTCAGCGCGGTGGGAGTAGGTTGGGCCATGGACCGTTTCAACCCGCACAAAGTGATCGGCATCTTCTACTTGCTGGCAGGCGTGTTCGCCTACGCGGTTGGACAGAGCCTGGGCAACATCACCTTACTGGCGACCCTGGTTCTGGTTGCCGGCATGTGCGTGAACGGCGCGCAATCGGCCATGCCGTCTCTGGCGGCGCGCTTTTATCCGACCCAAGGCCGTGCCACGGGCGTTTCCTGGATGCTCGGGATCGGTCGCTTCGGCGCGATTCTCGGCGCCTGGAGCGGGGCTACGCTGCTGGGGTTGGGGTGGAATTTCGAGCAGGTGTTGACGGCGCTGCTGGTGCCGGCGGCATTGGCCACCGTGGGCGTTGTCGTGAAAGGGTTGGTCAGCCACGCAGATGCGACCTGA
- the pcaR gene encoding pca regulon transcriptional regulator PcaR, with protein sequence MSEETSGPPANEPARTSSPTLAPPIVASAAKRIQAFTGDPDFMTSLARGLAVIQAFQERKRHLTIAQISHRTEIPRAAVRRCLHTLMKLGYATTDGRTYSLLPKVLTLGHAYLSSTPLAVSAQPYLDRISDQLHEAANMATLEGDDILYIARSATVERLISVDLSVGGRLPAYCTSMGRILLAALDDASLHEYLERADLKARTSRTLHDPASLFACIQQVREQGWCVVDQELEQGLRSIAVPIYDASGQVLAALNVSTHVGRVSRGELEQRFLPILLAASRDLCHQLFG encoded by the coding sequence ATGAGCGAAGAAACCAGCGGCCCGCCAGCGAACGAGCCCGCACGCACCAGCAGTCCCACCCTGGCGCCGCCAATCGTGGCGTCTGCGGCCAAGCGTATCCAGGCGTTCACCGGCGACCCGGACTTCATGACTTCCCTGGCCCGTGGTCTGGCAGTTATCCAGGCATTCCAGGAGCGCAAGCGGCACCTGACCATCGCCCAGATCAGCCACCGTACGGAGATCCCTCGTGCTGCGGTGCGGCGCTGTCTGCATACCCTCATGAAGCTGGGTTACGCGACTACTGACGGGCGTACCTATTCGCTGTTGCCCAAAGTCCTGACCCTTGGCCATGCCTACCTGTCATCCACGCCATTGGCGGTGTCGGCCCAGCCTTATCTGGATCGCATCAGCGACCAGCTCCACGAAGCGGCCAACATGGCCACGCTGGAGGGCGACGACATCCTTTATATCGCGCGATCCGCCACGGTCGAACGGCTGATCTCGGTCGACCTTTCGGTCGGCGGGCGATTGCCGGCCTACTGCACTTCGATGGGCCGTATCCTGCTGGCGGCGCTGGACGATGCCAGCCTGCACGAGTATCTGGAGCGCGCCGACCTCAAGGCCCGGACCAGCCGCACCCTGCATGATCCGGCCTCGTTGTTCGCGTGTATCCAGCAGGTGCGTGAGCAGGGCTGGTGCGTGGTCGACCAGGAGCTGGAGCAGGGCTTGCGTTCGATTGCCGTGCCAATCTATGACGCGTCGGGTCAGGTACTGGCGGCGCTGAATGTCAGCACCCATGTCGGCCGCGTCAGCCGCGGAGAGCTGGAGCAGCGCTTCCTGCCGATCCTGTTGGCGGCCAGCAGAGACTTGTGCCATCAGCTTTTTGGTTGA
- a CDS encoding inorganic phosphate transporter, with protein MIDLFSGLDAWVIVSLTLALTFVLAFEFINGFHDTANAVATVIYTKAMPPHLAVFFSGVFNFLGVLLGGVGVAYAIVHLLPVELLINVNTGHGLAMVFSLLAAAITWNLGTWYFGIPASSSHTLIGSILGVGLANALLSDIPLGDGVNWQKAIDIAMSLVLSPMAGFAVAALVLIGLKWWRPLSKMHKTPDQRRKLDDKKHPPFWNRLVLVISAMGVSFVHGSNDGQKGIGLIMLVLIGIVPAKFVLDLNSTTYQIERTRDATLHLSQFYQRNAATLGEFLALGKAQASDLPEQFSCNPQQTEPTIAALQSSLAGVTDYRALSAEKRVEVRRYLLCLDDTAKKVGKLPGLEAREKADLDKLRKDLTATTEYAPFWVIVAVALALGLGTMVGWKRVVLTVGEKIGKQGMTYAQGMSAQITAACAIGMANVFSLPVSTTHVLSSGVAGTMVANKSGLQGGTVKTILLAWVLTLPASMGLAAGLFWLASKAIG; from the coding sequence ATGATCGATTTATTCAGCGGACTGGATGCCTGGGTTATCGTGAGCCTGACGCTCGCCTTGACCTTCGTGCTCGCATTCGAGTTCATCAATGGCTTTCATGACACCGCCAACGCGGTAGCCACCGTCATCTACACCAAGGCCATGCCACCGCACCTGGCCGTGTTCTTCTCCGGGGTGTTCAACTTCCTCGGCGTTCTGCTCGGCGGTGTCGGGGTGGCCTATGCCATCGTCCACCTGTTGCCGGTCGAACTGCTGATCAATGTGAACACCGGCCACGGCCTGGCCATGGTCTTCTCGTTGCTGGCCGCGGCCATCACCTGGAACCTGGGCACTTGGTACTTCGGCATTCCGGCCTCCAGCTCGCACACCCTGATCGGCTCGATCCTCGGCGTCGGCCTGGCCAACGCCCTGCTCAGCGACATTCCACTGGGTGACGGCGTCAACTGGCAGAAGGCCATTGATATCGCCATGTCCCTGGTGCTCTCGCCAATGGCCGGCTTCGCAGTCGCCGCCCTGGTGCTGATCGGCCTCAAATGGTGGCGTCCGCTGTCGAAGATGCACAAGACCCCGGACCAGCGCCGCAAGCTCGACGACAAGAAGCACCCGCCGTTCTGGAACCGCCTGGTACTGGTAATCTCGGCCATGGGCGTGAGCTTCGTGCATGGTTCCAACGATGGTCAAAAAGGCATCGGCCTGATCATGCTGGTACTGATCGGTATCGTCCCGGCCAAGTTCGTCCTCGACTTGAACAGCACCACCTACCAGATCGAGCGTACCCGCGACGCCACCTTGCACCTCAGCCAGTTCTACCAGCGCAACGCCGCCACCCTGGGCGAGTTCCTGGCACTGGGCAAGGCGCAGGCGAGCGACCTGCCCGAGCAGTTCAGCTGCAACCCGCAGCAGACCGAGCCGACCATCGCCGCCCTGCAATCGTCGCTGGCCGGAGTGACCGACTACCGCGCCCTGAGCGCTGAGAAGCGCGTCGAAGTGCGCCGTTACCTGCTCTGCCTGGATGACACGGCGAAGAAGGTCGGTAAGCTGCCTGGCCTGGAGGCTCGTGAAAAGGCTGACCTCGATAAACTGCGCAAGGACCTGACCGCCACCACCGAGTATGCCCCGTTCTGGGTGATCGTCGCCGTCGCCCTGGCCCTGGGCCTGGGCACCATGGTTGGCTGGAAACGCGTGGTACTGACCGTCGGCGAGAAGATCGGCAAGCAAGGCATGACCTATGCACAGGGCATGTCGGCGCAGATCACCGCGGCCTGCGCCATCGGCATGGCCAACGTGTTCAGCCTGCCGGTGTCCACCACCCACGTACTGTCGTCGGGTGTGGCCGGCACCATGGTCGCCAACAAGAGCGGCCTGCAGGGCGGCACCGTGAAGACCATCCTGCTGGCCTGGGTACTTACCCTGCCGGCATCGATGGGCCTGGCGGCCGGCCTGTTCTGGCTGGCGTCCAAGGCCATCGGCTGA
- a CDS encoding helicase HerA-like domain-containing protein: MGDSLRMVVGAGSDGQPVSQAMRLANRHGLVAGATGTGKTVTLQHLAELFSDAGVAVFAADVKGDLCGLGAAGAPQGKVAERIAGMPWLNHTPRAYPVSLWDVAGQSGHPLRTTLSEMGPLLLGNLLELTDSQQAALYAAFKVADREGLLLLDLKDLKALLAHLKDNPQMLGEDSALMTSASTQALLRRLATLEQQGAEALFGEPALQLEDLLRPEGDGQGRIHLLDASRLVHEAPKVYATFLLWLLAELFEQLPERGDADKPVLALFFDEAHLLFNGTPKALQDRLEQVVRLIRSKGVGVYFVTQSPGDLPDAVLAQLGLRIQHGLRAFTAKEQKSLRAVADGFRPNPAFDSLAVLTELGIGEALVGTLEEKGTPAMVQRVLIAPPQSRIGPLSAAERSALVAASPLAGRYDKPIDRESAYEMLTQRKGEPVEPVPQAKADEDSFADKAGEFLQSAAGQAIKSAVRQAANQLGRQLVRGLMGSLLGGKKR; the protein is encoded by the coding sequence ATGGGAGATTCCTTACGAATGGTTGTAGGAGCGGGGTCGGATGGTCAGCCGGTATCCCAGGCCATGCGCCTGGCCAACCGGCACGGCCTGGTGGCCGGGGCCACGGGCACCGGCAAGACGGTTACCCTGCAGCACCTTGCCGAGCTGTTCAGTGACGCCGGGGTGGCGGTTTTCGCGGCGGATGTGAAGGGCGACCTGTGTGGCCTCGGTGCGGCGGGCGCGCCGCAGGGCAAGGTGGCGGAGCGGATCGCCGGGATGCCCTGGCTGAACCACACGCCCCGGGCGTACCCGGTAAGCCTATGGGATGTCGCCGGGCAATCGGGTCATCCCCTGCGCACCACGCTGAGCGAAATGGGGCCATTGCTGTTGGGCAATCTGCTGGAACTCACCGACAGCCAGCAGGCTGCCTTGTATGCGGCGTTCAAGGTGGCCGACCGTGAGGGGCTGCTGTTGCTCGACCTGAAAGACCTCAAGGCCCTGCTGGCGCATCTGAAGGACAACCCCCAGATGCTGGGCGAGGACAGCGCTTTGATGACCAGTGCCTCCACCCAGGCACTCTTGCGCCGGCTGGCGACCCTGGAACAACAAGGGGCCGAGGCGCTGTTCGGCGAGCCGGCGTTGCAACTAGAGGATCTGCTGCGCCCGGAGGGCGACGGGCAAGGTCGCATCCACCTGCTCGATGCCAGCCGCCTGGTGCATGAGGCTCCCAAGGTTTATGCGACGTTCCTGCTGTGGTTACTGGCCGAACTGTTCGAGCAGTTGCCGGAACGTGGCGATGCCGACAAGCCCGTACTGGCGCTGTTCTTCGATGAGGCGCATCTACTGTTCAATGGCACGCCCAAGGCTCTGCAGGATCGCCTGGAGCAGGTGGTGCGGCTTATCCGCTCCAAAGGCGTGGGTGTGTATTTTGTCACTCAGTCACCCGGCGATTTACCGGATGCGGTACTAGCCCAGTTGGGGTTGCGCATCCAGCATGGCCTGCGGGCATTCACCGCCAAGGAGCAGAAGTCGCTGCGCGCCGTGGCCGATGGTTTCCGACCCAACCCGGCTTTCGACAGCCTGGCAGTGCTCACTGAACTGGGTATCGGCGAAGCCTTGGTCGGAACCCTGGAAGAAAAGGGGACGCCGGCCATGGTCCAGCGGGTGCTGATCGCGCCGCCGCAGTCGCGAATCGGGCCGTTGAGTGCGGCTGAGCGCAGTGCGTTGGTTGCGGCATCGCCGCTGGCTGGGCGTTATGACAAGCCGATCGACCGAGAGTCGGCCTATGAAATGCTCACACAACGCAAGGGCGAGCCGGTGGAACCGGTACCTCAGGCCAAGGCCGATGAAGACAGCTTCGCCGACAAGGCCGGCGAGTTTCTGCAGAGCGCGGCTGGGCAGGCGATCAAGTCGGCGGTACGCCAGGCGGCCAATCAGTTGGGGCGCCAGCTGGTGCGTGGGTTGATGGGGTCGTTGCTGGGCGGGAAGAAACGCTAG
- a CDS encoding methyl-accepting chemotaxis protein: MANSDEQSNRTNSVAAAINQLGAAAQEIAGNAAQASQHASSARLLAEEGQQVVQRNIDAMNRLSDLIVTSSEHIETLNNKTVNIGQILEVITSISQQTNLLALNAAIEAARAGEAGRGFAVVADEVRNLAHRTQESAQQVQTMIEELQVGARESVDTMGQSQRHSQDSMDIANQAGERLGSVTQRIGEIDGMNQSVATATEEQTAVVDSINMDINEINMLNQEGVENLQATLRACSDLEQQAGRLKHLVGSFRI, from the coding sequence ATGGCCAACTCCGACGAGCAGTCCAACCGCACCAACAGCGTCGCCGCCGCCATCAACCAACTCGGCGCCGCTGCCCAGGAGATCGCCGGCAATGCCGCCCAGGCCTCGCAGCACGCCAGCTCCGCGCGGCTGCTGGCCGAGGAAGGCCAACAGGTGGTGCAGCGCAACATCGATGCGATGAACCGCCTTTCGGACTTGATCGTCACCTCCAGCGAACACATCGAGACACTGAACAACAAGACCGTGAACATCGGTCAGATCCTCGAAGTGATCACCAGCATTTCCCAGCAGACCAACCTGCTCGCCCTCAACGCCGCCATCGAGGCCGCCCGCGCCGGTGAGGCCGGCCGCGGCTTCGCCGTGGTCGCCGACGAGGTGCGCAACCTGGCGCACCGTACCCAGGAGTCGGCGCAACAGGTGCAGACCATGATCGAGGAGCTGCAGGTCGGTGCCCGCGAGTCGGTCGATACCATGGGCCAGAGCCAGCGCCACAGCCAGGACAGCATGGACATCGCCAACCAGGCCGGCGAGCGCCTGGGCAGCGTCACCCAGCGTATCGGTGAGATCGACGGCATGAACCAGTCGGTGGCCACCGCCACCGAAGAGCAGACGGCCGTGGTCGACTCGATCAACATGGACATCAACGAGATCAACATGCTCAACCAGGAAGGCGTCGAGAACCTGCAGGCCACCCTGCGCGCCTGTTCGGACCTGGAACAGCAGGCCGGTCGCCTCAAGCATCTGGTCGGCAGCTTCCGCATCTGA
- a CDS encoding glycosyltransferase family 4 protein: MLIVHIADITMFYAPASGGVRTYLDAKHRRLDAMAGVRHSLLIPGASASQVNGVYHVPAPPLPFGNGYRFPVRLAPWCKELRRLQPDLIEVGDPYLTAWAALEARRKLDVPVIGFYHSDLPLLVSNRMGNWFTPNVEAYVSKLYGHFDRVLAPSQVMADKLRRLGVENVHVQRLGVDLVQFHPDKRDPGLRAELGIADSSRLLVFAGRGSREKNLPVLLDCMQALGQPYHLLLVGSNMPLGVPDNVSVIDHFCPPDEVARLLASADLLVHAGDQETFGLVILEAMASATPVVTVRAGAFGEIVSEHCGRLCPPNDGRAMAAAVREVFDSGVRQLGGQARRHVERHYSWDNVVSGLLHHYQAVLGHPLPVRAHG, encoded by the coding sequence ATGCTGATCGTGCATATCGCCGACATCACCATGTTCTATGCCCCGGCCAGCGGCGGCGTGAGAACCTATCTTGATGCCAAACACCGCCGCCTCGACGCCATGGCCGGCGTTCGCCACAGCCTGTTGATTCCCGGCGCCAGCGCCAGCCAGGTCAACGGCGTCTATCATGTTCCCGCGCCGCCTCTGCCCTTCGGCAACGGCTACCGGTTCCCGGTGCGCCTGGCCCCCTGGTGCAAGGAGCTGCGTCGCCTGCAACCCGACCTGATCGAGGTCGGCGACCCCTACCTCACCGCCTGGGCGGCCCTGGAGGCACGGCGCAAGCTCGATGTCCCGGTGATCGGCTTCTATCACTCCGACCTGCCGCTGCTGGTGAGCAACCGTATGGGCAATTGGTTCACGCCCAATGTCGAGGCCTACGTCAGCAAGCTCTACGGGCATTTCGACCGGGTACTGGCGCCCAGCCAGGTGATGGCCGACAAACTGCGCAGGCTGGGGGTCGAGAATGTGCATGTGCAACGCCTGGGGGTGGACCTGGTGCAATTTCACCCCGACAAGCGCGACCCAGGCCTGCGTGCCGAACTGGGCATCGCCGACAGCAGCCGCCTGCTGGTCTTCGCCGGCCGCGGCTCACGGGAAAAGAACCTGCCGGTACTGCTCGATTGCATGCAGGCACTCGGACAGCCCTACCACCTGCTACTGGTGGGTTCGAACATGCCACTCGGCGTGCCGGACAATGTCAGCGTGATAGACCACTTCTGCCCACCCGACGAGGTCGCCCGGCTACTGGCCAGCGCCGACCTGCTGGTACATGCCGGCGACCAGGAAACCTTCGGCCTGGTCATCCTCGAGGCCATGGCCAGCGCCACGCCCGTGGTGACCGTGCGTGCAGGCGCCTTCGGCGAAATCGTCAGCGAACACTGCGGTCGCCTGTGCCCACCCAACGATGGCCGCGCCATGGCCGCAGCCGTGCGCGAAGTCTTCGACAGCGGCGTGCGCCAGCTTGGCGGCCAGGCGCGTCGCCACGTGGAACGCCACTACAGCTGGGACAATGTGGTCAGTGGCCTGCTCCACCATTACCAGGCGGTGCTGGGCCACCCATTGCCGGTGCGCGCCCATGGCTGA
- a CDS encoding DUF2334 domain-containing protein, producing MAEPTASRRSLMLVLHDVAPETWPDYQPFVQAIDDLGGVPMTWLVVPDFHHRNPLACSPSFCRLLEQRLARGDELALHGYYHADDSPPPRGPGEYFMRRIYTHEGEFHGLDQASALERLQAGLALFGQQGWPVAGFVAPAWLMSEGTRQALRQLPLRYTSTPRHLYRLPDFTAFDAPGLVWSARSAWRRKLSKVISDWQCRRWREAQTLRLGLHPVDMRHASARNYWLETLQQLLAQGREPLTKSAWLERQAVP from the coding sequence ATGGCTGAGCCCACCGCCTCCCGACGCAGCCTGATGCTGGTGCTGCACGATGTGGCGCCGGAGACCTGGCCGGACTACCAACCCTTTGTCCAGGCGATCGACGACTTGGGTGGCGTGCCGATGACCTGGCTGGTGGTGCCGGATTTTCACCATCGCAACCCGCTCGCGTGCTCACCCAGCTTCTGCCGTCTGCTCGAACAGCGCCTGGCGCGTGGCGACGAACTGGCCCTGCACGGCTACTACCATGCCGACGACAGCCCTCCTCCACGTGGGCCGGGCGAATACTTCATGCGCCGGATCTACACGCATGAAGGCGAATTCCATGGGCTGGACCAGGCAAGCGCACTCGAGCGACTGCAGGCCGGACTTGCCTTGTTCGGGCAACAGGGCTGGCCGGTGGCGGGCTTCGTCGCCCCGGCCTGGCTGATGAGCGAAGGCACGCGCCAGGCCCTGCGCCAGTTGCCGCTACGCTACACCAGCACGCCACGACACCTGTACCGGCTGCCGGACTTCACCGCCTTCGATGCCCCTGGGTTGGTGTGGAGCGCGCGCAGCGCCTGGCGCCGCAAGTTGTCGAAAGTGATCAGCGACTGGCAGTGCCGCCGCTGGCGCGAAGCCCAAACCCTGCGCCTGGGCCTGCATCCGGTGGACATGCGCCACGCCAGCGCACGCAACTACTGGCTCGAGACCCTGCAGCAGTTGCTCGCGCAGGGCCGGGAGCCACTGACCAAGTCAGCCTGGCTGGAGCGCCAGGCCGTGCCATGA
- a CDS encoding lysylphosphatidylglycerol synthase transmembrane domain-containing protein, with product MNRLGWLGLAMLLALSVPALLGGRDLLPRLQSFAPGLMALLLGMILLCWTLNALRLRLLLGEQGARVGRIRSLGVVMATEFAICTTPGGTGGPLTLMALLARERIAPSRSGAVFAMDQLNDLLFFFCAMLAIAAYALFHRLGHSQAHMLMGSALLLCAALVGIALLLRYRRGVIRGNGRLLRRLGMSPARRRRWARKVLRFAHALADTWRMPRRTLALVFILTCAHWCLRYSVLYLVLRGLGVELAWIPSFLVQMLSLSAGQFSLLPGGAGAAELTSATLLSPLVGSSTAAAAILIWRAVTYYFYLLAGGPVFLYLLARPRQERRQQTG from the coding sequence ATGAATCGGCTGGGCTGGCTGGGCCTGGCAATGCTGCTGGCGTTGTCGGTGCCCGCGCTGCTTGGCGGCCGCGACTTGCTCCCGCGCCTGCAATCCTTCGCCCCTGGGCTGATGGCGCTGCTGCTGGGCATGATCCTGTTGTGCTGGACTCTCAATGCCTTGCGCCTGCGCTTGCTGCTCGGTGAACAGGGCGCCCGGGTGGGCCGGATCCGCAGCCTGGGAGTGGTCATGGCCACCGAGTTCGCCATCTGTACCACGCCTGGCGGCACGGGCGGCCCACTGACCTTGATGGCCCTGCTGGCACGCGAACGTATCGCGCCCTCGCGTAGCGGCGCGGTGTTCGCCATGGACCAGTTGAACGACCTGCTGTTCTTCTTCTGCGCCATGCTGGCGATCGCCGCCTATGCCCTGTTCCACAGGCTCGGCCACAGCCAGGCGCACATGCTGATGGGCAGCGCCTTGCTGCTGTGCGCCGCGCTGGTCGGGATCGCCCTGCTGCTGCGTTATCGACGCGGGGTGATCCGCGGCAATGGCCGGTTACTGCGACGCCTGGGCATGTCACCGGCACGGCGGCGACGCTGGGCACGTAAAGTGCTGCGCTTCGCCCATGCCCTGGCCGATACCTGGCGCATGCCACGGCGTACACTGGCGCTGGTGTTCATCCTGACCTGCGCGCACTGGTGCCTGCGCTACAGCGTGCTGTACCTGGTGCTGCGAGGGTTGGGCGTAGAGCTGGCATGGATCCCGAGCTTTCTGGTGCAAATGCTGTCGCTCAGCGCGGGACAGTTCAGCCTGCTGCCGGGCGGCGCCGGCGCGGCAGAGCTGACTTCGGCGACCTTGTTGTCACCGCTGGTGGGCAGTTCGACGGCAGCGGCAGCGATTCTGATCTGGCGCGCGGTTACCTATTACTTCTATCTGCTGGCGGGTGGGCCGGTGTTCCTGTATCTGCTGGCGCGCCCACGGCAGGAACGGCGTCAGCAGACCGGTTGA